A genomic segment from Amphiura filiformis chromosome 10, Afil_fr2py, whole genome shotgun sequence encodes:
- the LOC140162672 gene encoding ciliary microtubule inner protein 2B-like has protein sequence MMNLDMTNSTSWNIERRRDFAQLKPGTQVPGYCGYIEQYKYHVGDTYGNGTKTLSKTYKNRHPITSTYPHHHFENKTTYVGTGLSGTHDVQEGKRSMKLPKSTGDNKLTEKMVPGYTGYIPRMPFKFGNTYKEDCDVCIDDFKSNTQRRDNEIKDIKQTLIGSTRLRPIATDKHTTIRLNEYRDRNPTGKVLHDEKRDSREAPIPGYKGFIPRQGVSELGLGSRYHTMCDKSLNVFYDETQTHRSKISNPLSRTRPTASDDETKASIQLTREDREAMMHRRLYKQIGMVPKYTGYLPQIRFQFGHTYGDTTRSLPVCFHDKPNFGTHVNKTLTPLQQSV, from the exons ATGATGAACTTAGATATGACTAATTCCACATCGTGGAATATAGAAAGAAGACGCGATTTCGCCCAGTTGAAACCAGGAACTCAAGTGCCGGG TTACTGTGGCTACATCGAACAATACAAGTATCATGTTGGTGATACATATGGCAATGGAACAAAGACATTATCAAAG ACCTACAAAAATCGTCATCCGATCACATCAACATACCCGCATCATCACTTTGAAAACAAAACCACGTATGTTGGGACGGGTTTGTCTGGTACGCATGACGTCCAAGAAGGTAAAAGGTCCATGAAGCTTCCGAAATCAACAGGAGATAATAAACTCACAGAGAAGATGGTCCCAGGTTACACAG GATATATTCCAAGGATGCCTTTCAAGTTTGGCAACACCTACAAAGAAGACTGTGATGTTTGCATCGATGACTTCAAATCAAATACTCAAAGACGTGACAACGAAATCAAAGATATCAAGCAAACCTTGATTGGAAGTACTAGGTTACGGCCCATAGCAACCGATAAACACACAACGATTAGATTGAACGAGTACAGAGACCGAAACCCAACTGGTAAAGTTCTACatg ATGAGAAGCGTGATTCAAGGGAGGCCCCTATCCCAGGCTACAAAGGTTTCATCCCTCGTCAAGGTGTATCAGAACTCGGGCTCGGCTCACGCTATCATACCATGTGCGACAAATCACTTAATGTATTCTACGACGAAACACAAACACACAGGAGTAAAATCAGCAACCCGCTTAGTAGAACTAG ACCCACAGCTTCTGATGATGAAACAAAAGCCAGCATACAATTAACGAGAGAAGACAGAGAGGCTATGATGCATAGAAGGCTATACAAACAAATAGGAATGGTACCCAAGTATACTGGATATTTACCAC AAATCCGCTTCCAGTTTGGTCACACCTACGGCGATACAACCAGGTCTCTTCCAGTCTGTTTCCATGACAAACCCAACTTTGGTACTCATGTCAATAAAACGTTAACTCCTCTTCAGCAGTCCGTCTAG